One region of Rhodophyticola sp. CCM32 genomic DNA includes:
- a CDS encoding TolC family outer membrane protein yields the protein MMRFSVTATAGSLLALVMCLGGMPGPAKADNLRAALEDAYENSDLLDQNRFLLRLQDESVAQQLAGLRPIINFVANSTWNSVTDTTTNSLSLVTDLLLFDNGNRRHLTEAAREAVLSTRQSLIALEQQVLLDGVTAYMNVWRDIQVVQVRESNVRVLTQQLRAARDRFEVGEDTRTDVAQAEAELATSRSNLATARGQLEISQELFILAIGRPSHGLVGPGALPDLPDTETDADHLARQQHPQIISLQHEVRSDELSLAAARSDYGPSISLRAEAGESFGGTNDGSSSTLSLTLTQPIYRGGQLFSLERTARATLSATEFELQQQVRVIIQTVGNAYARLRIANAQIQASEQRIRAARLAFEGVQEEATLGARTTLDVLDAEQDLLDAQISRIEAQADLYVGAYSVLASVGLLTVEHLDLDVASYDPTAYYNSYSNGPARSLSVQGERLDGVLERIGRD from the coding sequence ATGATGCGATTTTCCGTCACTGCAACCGCAGGTTCCCTACTGGCGCTGGTAATGTGCCTTGGCGGCATGCCCGGCCCGGCAAAGGCAGATAATCTGCGTGCCGCTTTGGAGGATGCCTATGAAAATTCTGATCTTCTGGATCAGAACAGGTTTCTCCTGCGACTGCAGGATGAAAGCGTGGCACAGCAGCTTGCCGGTCTGCGCCCGATCATCAATTTCGTCGCCAACAGCACATGGAATTCGGTCACGGACACAACCACCAACAGCTTGTCGCTGGTGACCGACCTGCTGCTTTTCGACAATGGCAACAGACGACACCTGACCGAAGCGGCACGCGAAGCCGTGCTGTCGACCCGGCAAAGCCTGATTGCTCTGGAACAGCAGGTGCTGCTGGATGGTGTCACCGCCTATATGAATGTCTGGCGGGATATTCAGGTTGTGCAGGTGCGCGAAAGCAATGTGCGCGTGCTGACGCAACAGCTGCGCGCCGCCCGGGACCGGTTCGAGGTGGGTGAAGACACCCGCACCGATGTTGCCCAGGCCGAGGCGGAACTGGCCACTTCACGGTCAAACCTTGCCACGGCACGGGGCCAGCTTGAGATCAGCCAGGAACTGTTCATCCTTGCCATTGGCCGCCCCTCTCACGGGTTGGTCGGCCCCGGTGCGCTGCCCGATCTGCCCGATACCGAAACCGATGCCGATCATCTGGCCCGCCAGCAGCACCCGCAGATTATCAGCCTGCAGCATGAGGTCCGCTCTGATGAGCTGTCTCTGGCTGCGGCCCGGTCTGATTACGGGCCGTCCATATCGCTCAGGGCGGAAGCCGGAGAGAGCTTCGGCGGCACAAATGACGGCTCAAGCTCAACCCTCAGCCTGACACTGACCCAGCCGATTTATCGTGGCGGGCAGTTGTTTTCGCTGGAACGCACCGCCCGTGCAACGCTGAGCGCAACCGAGTTTGAATTGCAGCAGCAGGTGCGCGTGATCATACAAACCGTGGGCAATGCCTATGCAAGGCTGCGGATTGCCAATGCCCAGATCCAAGCTTCTGAACAACGCATCCGCGCTGCGCGTCTGGCCTTTGAGGGGGTTCAGGAAGAGGCGACGCTTGGCGCGCGTACAACCCTTGACGTTCTGGATGCGGAACAGGACCTGCTGGATGCCCAGATCAGCCGGATCGAGGCCCAGGCCGATCTGTATGTGGGGGCCTATTCCGTCCTGGCCAGTGTCGGCCTGCTGACGGTGGAGCATCTTGATCTGGACGTTGCCTCCTATGACCCCACCGCCTATTATAACAGCTATAGCAACGGGCCTGCACGGTCCTTGTCGGTGCAGGGGGAACGCCTGGACGGTGTTCTGGAACGGATCGGTCGCGACTGA
- a CDS encoding protein-L-isoaspartate O-methyltransferase family protein gives MIDFKSRRTIMVDTQVRPSDVTKFPIIDAMLSVPREVYMPDGKRDLAYVGAHVDLAPGRVVLDPRVMAKLLDVLDVMQGDLVLDLGCGLGYSAALLAHMAEAVVAIEEDPALAAEAESILSSEGVDNAAVLNAPLTEGSAKHGPYDVICVEGAVERVPEAIIDQLKEGGRIAAIFMDGALGECRHGVKRNGQINWRMTFNATAPVLPGFEAAFSFEF, from the coding sequence ATGATCGACTTCAAATCTCGCCGCACCATCATGGTCGACACGCAGGTGCGCCCGTCTGATGTCACGAAATTTCCGATCATCGACGCGATGCTGTCTGTCCCGCGTGAGGTTTACATGCCCGATGGCAAACGGGATCTCGCCTATGTGGGCGCCCATGTTGATCTTGCGCCCGGTCGCGTGGTGCTGGACCCGCGGGTGATGGCCAAACTGCTGGATGTGCTGGATGTGATGCAAGGCGATCTGGTGCTCGATCTGGGCTGTGGCCTGGGGTATTCCGCAGCCCTTCTGGCACATATGGCCGAGGCCGTGGTCGCGATTGAGGAAGATCCGGCCCTGGCCGCCGAAGCCGAAAGCATTCTGAGCAGCGAAGGCGTCGACAATGCCGCAGTGCTCAACGCCCCGCTCACCGAGGGCAGCGCGAAACACGGACCCTATGATGTGATCTGCGTCGAAGGCGCGGTTGAACGGGTGCCAGAGGCGATTATTGATCAGTTGAAAGAGGGCGGGCGTATCGCTGCGATCTTCATGGATGGTGCGCTTGGCGAATGCCGCCATGGGGTGAAACGCAATGGACAGATCAACTGGCGCATGACATTCAATGCCACCGCCCCGGTATTGCCCGGATTCGAAGCGGCCTTTAGTTTTGAATTTTGA
- a CDS encoding Hint domain-containing protein — translation MDRNLRPEADLYTHSDTKLDAALPTGAIVLTLDGALPVEHLVPGDRVITRDGGAQSLRAVVRRKVPANLRMVQIRCDALGGKPETDIVLLPHQPVLIRDWRAKLLYGEPQATIAAERLIDGEHITWASKNPAYMISLHFNQMRIVYAAGLELQSAAPDNAPGFGTV, via the coding sequence ATGGACCGTAACCTTCGGCCCGAGGCCGATCTCTATACCCATTCCGATACCAAGCTTGATGCTGCCCTGCCGACAGGGGCAATCGTTTTGACCCTTGATGGGGCGTTGCCGGTGGAACATCTTGTTCCCGGTGATCGGGTCATCACCCGCGATGGCGGGGCGCAAAGCCTGCGCGCTGTGGTGCGCCGCAAGGTGCCCGCCAATCTGCGGATGGTTCAGATCAGATGCGATGCGCTTGGCGGAAAACCCGAAACCGATATTGTGCTGTTGCCCCATCAGCCCGTCCTGATCCGCGACTGGCGCGCGAAACTGCTTTACGGCGAACCACAGGCAACGATCGCCGCTGAACGGCTGATCGACGGGGAACATATTACCTGGGCCAGCAAGAACCCGGCCTATATGATCTCGCTCCATTTCAACCAGATGCGCATCGTCTATGCCGCCGGTCTGGAACTGCAAAGCGCCGCCCCCGATAACGCCCCGGGATTTGGCACGGTCTGA